One window of the Eucalyptus grandis isolate ANBG69807.140 chromosome 6, ASM1654582v1, whole genome shotgun sequence genome contains the following:
- the LOC104431307 gene encoding (-)-germacrene D synthase-like, with protein sequence MSQVSATPCAPPNKGTGHVIERRSAGYHPSVWGDYFLKYDSPSNSVKFKFLGRVEGQIEELKGEVKKMLIDVVDKPLPKLHLIDQIQRLGIEYHFEREVDEQLEQIHKSYSRLDHEDFKVDDLHMVALIFRLLRQHGYNISSEIFDKFKDSKGNFRESLISDVRGLLSLYEACHLRCHGDSILDEALPFATTHLESINESKVSTSLAKQVSHALKQPLRKGLPRLEASRYIPLYQEEPSHDEVLLTLAKLDFNLLQEQHQKELGKITRWWKNIDVPRKFPFARDRIVELFFWTTGIYFEPEFAMAREILTKVISLASIMDDIYDVYGTLEELALLNEAIQKWDFDAMDGLPEYMQAYFKEFLQLYEYIGNQLAAKGRSYRLIYAKEVMKKLVGAYFQEAKWFHTNYIPTLEEYMPLQLITTGYGMLSTTSLVGMGDVVTEHVLKWSVGDCKSVKATQTICRLMDDVSSHEFEQKRGHVVSAVELLMKYRGVSEQEAAEELQKGVIDAWKDTNEEFLRPTAVPMSILTRMLNFSRVIDVLYSDGDNYTHSNTKLKDYVTSLFVNPLPM encoded by the exons atgTCGCAGGTCTCAGCAACTCCATGCGCTCCCCCGAATAAAGGAACAGGCCATGTGATCGAACGTCGGTCCGCGGGTTATCACCCCAGCGTATGGGGGGACTACTTCCTTAAATATGATTCTCCCTCCAACTCAGTG AAGTTCAAATTCCTCGGAAGAGTGGAGGGACAAATTGAGGAACTGAAAGGAGAGGTGAAGAAGATGCTGATTGATGTCGTGGACAAGCCCTTACCAAAGCTTCACTTGATTGATCAAATCCAACGCTTGGGAATTGAGTACCATTTTGAACGTGAAGTAGATGAGCAATTGGAACAAATCCACAAAAGTTACTCTCGACTCGATCATGAAGATTTTAAGGTAGATGACCTTCACATGGTCGCTCTCATCTTTAGATTGCTGCGACAACATGGTTACAATATTTCATCAG AGatctttgacaaattcaaaGATAGCAAAGGGAACTTCCGAGAGTCGCTCATAAGTGATGTGCGCGGATTGCTGAGCCTATATGAAGCTTGCCATTTAAGGTGTCATGGCGATTCAATCTTGGACGAAGCACTTCCATTTGCTACAACTCACCTTGAATCGATCAATGAAAGCAAAGTGAGCACTAGTCTTGCGAAACAAGTGAGTCATGCTCTAAAGCAGCCACTTCGCAAGGGATTGCCAAGGCTCGAGGCGAGCCGCTATATTCCACTCTACCAAGAAGAGCCTTCACATGATGAAGTTTTGCTTACCTTGGCCAAACTAGATTTCAACTTACTGCAAGAGCAACACCAGAAGGAACTTGGCAAGATTACTAG GTGGTGGAAGAATATAGATGTTCCAAGAAAGTTCCCATTCGCTAGAGACAGGATTGTGGAGTTGTTCTTCTGGACCACAGGAATATATTTCGAGCCGGAATTTGCCATGGCTAGAGAGATACTCACCAAAGTGATCTCCCTCGCTTCCATTATGGACGATATCTACGATGTCTATGGCACATTGGAAGAACTTGCACTCCTCAATGAAGCAATCCAAAA GTGGGATTTTGATGCCATGGATGGATTACCAGAGTATATGCAAGCTTATTTCAAGGAGTTTCTCCAGCTCTATGAATATATTGGGAATCAATTGGCTGCAAAAGGAAGATCGTACCGCCTTATCTACGCAAAAGAAGTG ATGAAGAAGCTAGTGGGAGCATACTTTCAGGAAGCCAAATGGTTCCATACCAACTATATACCAACACTAGAAGAGTACATGCCGCTTCAACTAATAACGACTGGCTATGGAATGTTATCGACTACATCACTTGTAGGAATGGGCGATGTGGTCACAGAACATGTTCTTAAATGGTCGGTCGGTGATTGCAAGAGCGTGAAGGCTACACAAACCATTTGTAGGCTCATGGATGATGTTTCCTCTCACGAG TTTGAGCAAAAAAGGGGGCACGTAGTATCTGCGGTGGAGTTGCTCATGAAATACCGTGGCGTCTCAGAACAGGAAGCTGCGGAGGAACTCCAGAAAGGAGTCATTGATGCATGGAAGGACACCAATGAAGAGTTTCTTCGTCCAACCGCAGTCCCAATGTCAATTCTCACACGAATGCTCAATTTCTCACGGGTGATTGATGTGTTATATAGCGATGGAGATAATTACACCCATTCTAACACCAAGCTCAAAGATTATGTGACATCGCTCTTCGTCAATCCCTTGCCGATGTAA